One genomic region from Pseudocalidococcus azoricus BACA0444 encodes:
- the hemJ gene encoding protoporphyrinogen oxidase HemJ, whose amino-acid sequence MAYLWFKSFHILGFVAWFAGLFYLPRLFVYHIEAQEKPEPIKSALKEEYNRMEVRLYKLIMNPAMIFTIAMAIGMIVIQTSLLHETWLHIKLLFVVLLLGFHHWCGRLIKQLDSGTCPFNSIQMRRINEIPTILLLLIVLLAIFKNTLPLNATVLGVGATIIAFGVIIQLYARKRRLDLQTENLDTPA is encoded by the coding sequence ATGGCCTATTTGTGGTTCAAGTCGTTTCATATTTTAGGATTCGTAGCCTGGTTTGCCGGATTGTTTTACCTCCCCAGGTTATTTGTCTATCACATTGAAGCCCAAGAAAAACCGGAACCGATTAAATCTGCCCTCAAAGAAGAATATAACCGGATGGAAGTGCGGCTCTATAAGCTGATCATGAATCCGGCGATGATTTTCACGATTGCGATGGCCATTGGCATGATTGTGATCCAAACCTCCTTACTCCATGAAACTTGGCTGCACATTAAACTGTTGTTCGTGGTTTTATTACTAGGCTTTCATCACTGGTGCGGACGGCTGATCAAACAACTGGACTCCGGTACTTGCCCCTTTAACAGTATTCAAATGCGCCGGATCAATGAAATTCCCACGATTCTGCTGCTTTTGATTGTCCTCTTGGCCATTTTCAAAAATACGTTACCGCTCAATGCCACGGTTCTGGGGGTAGGCGCGACGATTATTGCCTTTGGGGTGATTATCCAACTCTATGCCCGTAAACGCCGCCTTGATCTTCAAACTGAGAACTTAGACACCCCGGCCTAA
- a CDS encoding Rpn family recombination-promoting nuclease/putative transposase produces the protein MSHDNLCKSLVESNPRPFVTWLLGQSVRNSQITILKTELSVEPIRADFVSFLDIGSQILHLEFQTQADAEMPLRMLDYYTRLYRQYRRPVKQIVLFLRATTSPQAQVNTFETENTIHRYQVIRLWEVEASDLLPFPTLWPLAILAKSENPERLLAEVAQRLESLERQDERLSLTTYTYLLGGLKFRKEMLKQLLREEIMRESVTYRELVETSEQRGRQEGVLQGMQRGRQEGRQEGEVLLTLRLLQHKFGPQSQEISQQIRNLSISQLENLAESLLDFQTAADLTNWLEQPHS, from the coding sequence ATGAGCCACGACAACCTCTGTAAGTCTCTTGTAGAAAGCAACCCCAGGCCATTTGTGACTTGGCTTTTAGGTCAATCTGTCCGCAACAGTCAGATCACCATTCTCAAAACCGAACTTTCCGTAGAACCCATCCGAGCCGATTTTGTCAGTTTCTTAGACATAGGCAGTCAGATCTTACACTTGGAATTTCAGACCCAAGCCGATGCTGAAATGCCCTTAAGAATGTTGGACTACTACACCAGGCTTTATCGTCAATATCGCCGCCCCGTCAAGCAAATCGTCTTGTTTCTCAGAGCAACCACTTCACCCCAGGCCCAAGTCAACACGTTTGAAACTGAAAATACAATCCATCGCTATCAAGTCATTCGATTATGGGAAGTCGAAGCCTCAGACCTTTTACCCTTTCCCACCCTCTGGCCCCTGGCAATCTTAGCAAAATCCGAAAATCCTGAACGCCTTTTAGCGGAGGTAGCCCAACGATTAGAAAGCTTAGAACGCCAAGACGAGCGACTGAGTTTAACGACTTACACCTATTTGTTGGGTGGGCTAAAGTTTAGGAAAGAGATGTTAAAGCAACTATTGCGGGAGGAAATTATGCGAGAATCCGTCACCTATCGAGAGTTAGTTGAGACCAGTGAGCAACGCGGGCGACAAGAAGGTGTTCTACAAGGGATGCAGCGCGGACGACAAGAAGGACGACAAGAAGGGGAAGTTTTGCTAACCCTGCGACTCCTGCAACACAAATTTGGGCCCCAGTCCCAGGAGATCAGCCAGCAAATTCGCAATTTATCCATTTCCCAACTCGAAAACCTGGCCGAGAGCTTATTAGACTTTCAAACCGCCGCAGACCTGACCAACTGGCTAGAGCAGCCCCATTCTTAA
- a CDS encoding helix-turn-helix domain-containing protein — translation MPNPGLALDAILKRFGITGASIARRAGITQQTMNRYRHGGNMNLDTFQRISQALPDAAAIAWYVSISGKELVYVKPIESKPT, via the coding sequence ATGCCCAATCCCGGATTAGCCTTGGATGCTATCCTTAAGCGTTTTGGTATTACCGGAGCATCTATTGCTAGGCGTGCTGGAATTACTCAGCAAACAATGAATCGCTATCGACATGGAGGAAATATGAACCTCGATACGTTTCAGCGTATTTCACAGGCCTTACCTGATGCTGCTGCAATTGCTTGGTATGTTTCAATTTCAGGCAAAGAGCTTGTTTATGTAAAGCCAATTGAATCCAAGCCAACTTAA
- a CDS encoding CoB--CoM heterodisulfide reductase iron-sulfur subunit B family protein, with product MTVMTTPTVVTLRYAYYPGCVAQGACRELHLSTLSLAQALGIELIELKQASCCGSGTFKENSWLLEDTVNARNIALAEDLNLPLLTHCSTCQGVIGHVDERLKEMQTSQPDYVAQINGLLQEQGCSPYRGATEVKHILWALVGDLGLEVLAQKVTRALTGLRCASFYGCYLLRAQKTLPFDNPIHPQSLENVFRAVGATVVDYDGRTQCCGWPLSSYATAESFAMAGSRLKAAIAAGADCIVTPCPLCHLNLDSRQPEIERAIGERLNLPILHLPQLVALALGVSPDELGLGKHIVSTKPVLAKLGLL from the coding sequence ATGACTGTGATGACTACCCCGACTGTGGTGACGCTGCGTTATGCCTACTATCCAGGTTGTGTGGCTCAGGGGGCTTGTCGAGAACTGCATTTATCCACCCTTTCCTTAGCCCAGGCCTTAGGGATTGAACTGATTGAACTGAAGCAAGCCTCCTGCTGTGGGTCTGGGACTTTCAAAGAAAACTCCTGGCTCCTGGAAGATACGGTCAATGCCCGCAATATTGCCCTAGCTGAAGATCTGAATTTGCCTTTATTGACCCATTGCAGCACCTGTCAGGGGGTGATTGGCCATGTGGATGAACGGCTCAAGGAGATGCAAACCAGCCAACCGGACTATGTGGCCCAAATTAATGGCTTACTGCAAGAACAGGGCTGTAGTCCCTATCGCGGTGCCACAGAAGTCAAGCATATTCTCTGGGCCTTGGTCGGGGATCTGGGCCTGGAGGTATTGGCTCAAAAAGTGACGCGGGCCTTAACAGGATTACGTTGTGCTTCATTTTATGGCTGTTATCTTCTGCGCGCTCAGAAAACCTTACCCTTTGATAACCCCATTCATCCCCAGTCTTTAGAGAATGTGTTTAGGGCAGTTGGGGCAACGGTGGTGGACTATGACGGACGGACCCAATGTTGTGGTTGGCCCCTCTCCAGTTATGCCACTGCTGAATCATTCGCGATGGCCGGATCCCGTTTGAAAGCTGCTATTGCTGCCGGAGCCGATTGTATTGTTACGCCTTGCCCCTTGTGTCATCTCAACTTAGATTCACGGCAACCGGAAATTGAACGGGCCATTGGCGAAAGACTAAATTTGCCGATTTTACATTTACCCCAATTAGTCGCCTTGGCCTTAGGAGTCTCACCCGATGAACTGGGCCTGGGCAAACACATCGTCAGTACCAAACCAGTCTTAGCTAAATTGGGACTCCTCTAA
- a CDS encoding nucleoside deaminase, whose protein sequence is MDKFMAAAIDQARQGLATGGIPIGSVLVRNGEIIGQGHNQRVQGGSPIIHAEIDCLQNAGRIGHYRDTVLYSTLMPCYLCAGAVVQFGIKKVIAGESATFPGAREFMEAHGVEVIDLDLAECKQLMGDFITANPALWSEDIGEL, encoded by the coding sequence ATGGACAAGTTTATGGCCGCCGCAATTGACCAGGCCCGCCAAGGGTTGGCAACGGGGGGAATTCCCATTGGTTCAGTCCTAGTGCGTAATGGAGAAATCATTGGCCAGGGGCATAATCAACGGGTACAAGGGGGGAGTCCGATTATTCATGCGGAAATTGATTGCCTCCAAAATGCCGGGCGGATTGGCCATTATCGAGATACGGTTTTGTACTCCACCCTGATGCCCTGTTATCTCTGCGCTGGGGCTGTTGTCCAGTTTGGGATTAAAAAAGTCATCGCCGGAGAATCAGCCACTTTTCCGGGTGCCAGGGAGTTTATGGAAGCCCACGGGGTTGAGGTGATTGATTTGGACTTAGCGGAATGTAAACAACTGATGGGTGACTTTATTACGGCTAATCCCGCACTGTGGTCGGAGGATATTGGCGAACTCTAG
- a CDS encoding CGLD27 family protein: MSVTICPVPPDQRPINEFQALQESWFFGWSTTGDWKFWRWMLLLWILPWLISAPVAASSFPWEDYPLIFLLTAAAGANVALSLVVLRLYLGWGYVGKRLWEETVIYEETGWYDCQAWEKPPEELAKDRLIFTYQVSPILKRLGQVLLSIGVVTLSEIGLVFWLYP; encoded by the coding sequence GTGTCTGTCACTATTTGTCCTGTCCCCCCAGATCAACGCCCGATCAACGAATTCCAGGCCCTTCAGGAATCATGGTTTTTTGGTTGGTCAACCACGGGAGATTGGAAATTTTGGCGGTGGATGCTTCTGCTCTGGATTTTACCTTGGTTAATTTCTGCACCTGTCGCGGCCAGTAGTTTTCCCTGGGAAGATTATCCGTTGATCTTTTTGTTAACAGCAGCAGCAGGGGCCAATGTGGCCTTGAGTTTGGTGGTCTTACGGCTCTATTTAGGCTGGGGCTATGTGGGTAAGCGGCTCTGGGAGGAAACGGTTATCTATGAAGAAACAGGGTGGTATGACTGCCAGGCCTGGGAGAAACCCCCGGAAGAACTTGCTAAGGATCGGCTGATTTTCACCTATCAAGTCAGTCCAATCCTGAAGCGGTTAGGGCAGGTGTTACTGAGCATAGGCGTGGTGACTTTAAGCGAAATTGGCCTGGTGTTCTGGCTTTACCCCTAA